The Methylomonas montana genome has a window encoding:
- a CDS encoding nucleoside recognition domain-containing protein has translation MLNFIWIFFFLSAFATAAFKLLVLGDTKVFSELMNAMFSLSKTAFEISLGLSGVLALWLGIMKIGEHSGFIDYLTKALNPLFNRLMPEIPKDHPALGAMVMNIAANMLGLDNAATPMGIKAMQEMQTLNPNPYKASNPQILFLVINTSSVTLFPVTIFAYRAQLGAANPTDVFIPILIATYMSTLTGFLAVAVVQKINLLDKVVLAYLGGITMLVGAILAYFAGLDQAEMLQQSALVSHVILFSLVISFIAAAAYKQLNAYELFVEGAKHGFQTAISIIPYLVAMLVGFGVFRASGALELITDGVRLLVNYCGIDNRFIDGLPTALMKPFSGSGARAMMIDTMQTHGADSFAGRLASVVQGSTETTFYVLAVYFGAVGITNIRHAAACGIMADLGGIITAIFVTYWFFG, from the coding sequence TTGCTGAACTTCATCTGGATATTCTTCTTCCTGAGCGCCTTCGCCACCGCCGCTTTCAAGCTGCTGGTGCTGGGCGACACGAAAGTATTTTCCGAGTTGATGAATGCGATGTTCAGCCTGTCGAAAACCGCATTCGAAATTTCGTTAGGGCTAAGCGGCGTGCTGGCCTTGTGGCTGGGCATCATGAAAATCGGCGAACATAGCGGTTTCATCGATTATTTGACCAAGGCACTCAATCCGCTGTTCAACCGCCTGATGCCGGAGATACCGAAAGATCATCCGGCTTTGGGCGCGATGGTGATGAACATCGCTGCCAACATGCTGGGGCTGGACAACGCGGCGACGCCGATGGGCATCAAGGCCATGCAGGAAATGCAGACCTTGAACCCTAATCCTTACAAGGCCAGCAATCCGCAGATTTTGTTTCTGGTGATCAATACCTCATCGGTGACGCTGTTTCCGGTGACCATCTTCGCCTACCGGGCGCAGCTTGGCGCGGCGAACCCCACCGATGTGTTCATTCCGATTCTGATCGCAACGTATATGTCGACACTGACCGGCTTTCTGGCAGTCGCCGTTGTGCAAAAAATAAATCTATTGGATAAAGTGGTGCTGGCTTACCTGGGCGGCATCACCATGCTGGTCGGCGCCATTCTGGCTTATTTCGCCGGATTGGATCAGGCGGAAATGTTGCAGCAATCGGCCTTGGTCAGTCACGTGATTCTGTTCAGTCTAGTGATTTCCTTTATCGCTGCCGCCGCATACAAACAACTGAATGCTTATGAGTTGTTCGTCGAAGGTGCCAAGCACGGTTTTCAGACCGCAATCAGCATAATTCCCTATCTGGTGGCGATGTTGGTTGGCTTCGGAGTGTTTCGGGCCAGCGGCGCATTGGAATTAATCACCGACGGGGTGAGGTTGCTGGTCAACTATTGTGGCATCGACAACCGCTTCATCGATGGTCTGCCTACCGCCTTGATGAAGCCATTCAGCGGCAGCGGCGCGCGGGCGATGATGATAGACACCATGCAGACGCACGGCGCCGATTCGTTCGCCGGCCGGCTGGCATCTGTGGTGCAAGGCAGCACAGAGACGACCTTTTATGTATTAGCGGTATACTTCGGCGCGGTCGGGATCACCAACATCCGCCATGCCGCCGCCTGCGGCATCATGGCCGATCTGGGCGGCATTATTACCGCTATTTTTGTGACTTACTGGTTTTTTGGTTAA
- a CDS encoding AAA family ATPase codes for MLTNLRIKNFRMLEDLEIPKLGRVNLIVGKNNSGKSSILEALRIYAGDANLELLSTILNEHDESYSLDRTSFDGSIKNWLGLKNLFPNRKFPSKDNINIALSSNEKTLLKIEYIFYYFKDESDIDEDGQPFSTRRRVIVKSDLSNIEDSALLYPAIRITLESGKNTIHELEEIKTQFSTFWLLNSKLYSFGLSYVPSDFLSSEQLSTLWDEITLSPYENIVIKALKLIDDRIEKLAFIESHQNNNSRFAIVKTKDVENRIPLNSMGDGMSRILQLILSVFPAKDGILLIDEFENGLHYSVQEEVWRIIFQLAKELNIQVFATTHSWDCIESFTKAAVESPKDGILLKVSRSKLTSDHGKVIATVYDEAELQTITASELEIR; via the coding sequence ATGCTAACCAATTTACGCATTAAAAATTTCCGCATGTTAGAGGATTTGGAAATCCCAAAACTTGGCCGCGTGAATTTGATTGTTGGCAAAAACAATAGCGGCAAGAGTTCTATTCTCGAGGCGCTGCGCATCTATGCTGGCGACGCAAACCTTGAGCTACTCAGCACAATACTGAATGAACATGACGAATCATATAGCTTGGATCGCACATCATTTGACGGTAGTATAAAAAACTGGCTAGGACTAAAAAATCTCTTTCCTAATCGAAAATTCCCTTCAAAAGACAATATCAATATAGCTTTGTCCTCCAATGAGAAAACTCTTCTAAAAATAGAATATATATTTTATTACTTTAAAGATGAATCAGATATTGACGAAGACGGCCAGCCATTTTCCACTCGCCGAAGAGTTATTGTAAAATCTGACTTGTCTAATATTGAAGATTCAGCGCTATTATATCCAGCAATTCGCATAACGTTAGAATCAGGCAAGAACACAATTCACGAATTAGAGGAAATCAAAACTCAGTTTTCTACGTTTTGGCTCCTGAATTCTAAACTTTATTCATTTGGACTAAGTTATGTTCCGTCCGACTTTTTATCATCAGAACAACTATCTACACTCTGGGATGAAATCACACTAAGCCCATATGAGAATATTGTCATAAAAGCTTTGAAGTTAATTGATGACCGTATTGAAAAACTTGCATTCATCGAATCTCATCAAAACAACAACAGCCGTTTTGCAATCGTTAAAACCAAAGATGTTGAAAATAGAATCCCTCTCAACAGCATGGGCGATGGCATGTCGCGCATACTGCAGCTGATACTTTCTGTATTTCCTGCAAAAGATGGCATTTTATTAATTGACGAGTTTGAAAACGGCTTGCACTACAGCGTTCAAGAAGAAGTCTGGCGCATCATTTTTCAATTAGCGAAAGAGCTAAATATTCAAGTATTCGCAACAACGCATAGCTGGGATTGTATCGAGAGTTTTACTAAAGCCGCAGTTGAAAGTCCGAAAGATGGCATTTTGTTGAAAGTTTCCAGAAGCAAACTCACCAGCGATCATGGAAAAGTCATTGCCACTGTTTACGATGAGGCCGAGTTACAAACAATAACCGCATCAGAACTTGAGATCAGATAA
- a CDS encoding MlaA family lipoprotein, which yields MQDGKRGWLIVGLLAVLSGCATTHGSDPKDPWESWNRGVQSFNDGVDDYVMKPVAKGYDWAMPDFADQAVTNFFSNIDDIGVCTNDVLQGKFVQSGQDGARFLVNTTAGVAGLIDVGTMIDLPKHNEDFDQTLGYWGMPTGPYLVLPFFGPSSPRGVFGLLGDAAMNPFTYAGIYLNPSWVGAAASVGPGALKVIDARSDLLGMEKVASEAALDRYEFFKNAYLSRRNYLIHDGNVSDEDVLKLDEMKEGGHGPLDLNPY from the coding sequence ATGCAAGACGGGAAAAGAGGTTGGCTGATCGTAGGGCTCCTGGCTGTATTAAGCGGTTGCGCTACAACCCATGGTAGCGATCCTAAAGACCCTTGGGAAAGTTGGAATAGGGGTGTGCAATCGTTCAACGATGGTGTTGATGATTATGTCATGAAACCGGTTGCCAAAGGCTACGATTGGGCGATGCCTGATTTTGCCGATCAAGCTGTGACCAATTTTTTTAGTAATATCGACGACATCGGAGTCTGTACTAACGATGTTTTGCAAGGTAAATTTGTTCAATCTGGTCAAGATGGTGCTCGCTTTTTGGTGAATACTACGGCTGGTGTAGCGGGTCTGATCGATGTCGGTACAATGATCGATTTGCCTAAGCACAATGAAGACTTTGACCAAACCTTGGGTTATTGGGGGATGCCGACCGGTCCTTATCTGGTGCTGCCATTTTTCGGCCCTAGTTCGCCGCGTGGTGTATTTGGATTGCTAGGAGATGCTGCGATGAATCCTTTCACCTACGCTGGTATTTATCTAAACCCGAGCTGGGTCGGGGCGGCCGCCTCGGTTGGTCCGGGCGCATTGAAGGTCATTGATGCGCGTTCCGATCTGCTGGGTATGGAAAAAGTCGCCAGCGAAGCAGCGCTCGATCGTTATGAGTTCTTCAAAAATGCCTATCTTTCCAGACGTAATTACCTGATTCACGATGGCAATGTGTCGGATGAAGATGTATTAAAACTCGATGAGATGAAAGAGGGCGGCCATGGTCCGTTGGATCTCAATCCGTATTAA
- the clpS gene encoding ATP-dependent Clp protease adapter ClpS: MSDFEPFKEIDGNTALQEAKPQLKRPPLYKVILLNDDFTPMDFVVEILTDFFNMSEEKATQVMLQVHTQGVGVCGTYTKDVAETKVHIVNEYSREHHHPLMCTMEEA; the protein is encoded by the coding sequence ATGTCCGATTTTGAACCCTTTAAAGAGATTGACGGTAACACCGCGCTGCAAGAAGCCAAACCGCAGCTGAAAAGACCGCCATTGTATAAGGTGATCTTGCTTAACGACGACTTTACGCCTATGGATTTTGTCGTCGAAATATTGACCGATTTTTTTAATATGAGCGAAGAAAAAGCCACACAGGTCATGTTGCAAGTGCATACGCAGGGGGTCGGCGTTTGCGGCACTTATACTAAGGATGTTGCTGAAACCAAAGTACATATTGTTAATGAATATTCCCGTGAGCACCATCATCCGCTGATGTGCACGATGGAAGAGGCGTGA
- a CDS encoding DUF3226 domain-containing protein, with product MSKKILLVEGNDDRAFFKAFCKKLGLTDVDVPEIAIVTPKDRGSQRNGWTNLIDRLPTEIKRLRSGDIDKLAIVIDADFEPDNNGGVTSRRNLVAKKINDFLQEQNYGLYEISDQPNYKTGDIFKHSNGLPDIGLWIMPDHQNDGMIENFVEQMISTDAEQQSLLAHADLSINNLPAKLFKGIHESKARIYTWRAWQKEPGIRLPDALSENLLTIEAAANFSNWLVSVFK from the coding sequence ATGTCTAAAAAGATATTATTGGTTGAAGGCAATGATGATCGAGCCTTTTTCAAAGCATTCTGCAAAAAACTGGGGCTCACTGATGTCGATGTACCAGAAATAGCCATCGTCACTCCAAAGGACAGGGGCTCACAAAGAAACGGCTGGACTAACCTGATTGACCGTTTACCAACAGAAATTAAACGCTTGCGCAGTGGCGATATTGATAAACTAGCTATTGTGATCGATGCTGACTTTGAGCCAGACAATAACGGGGGAGTCACTTCAAGGCGAAATTTGGTCGCCAAGAAAATAAACGATTTTTTACAAGAACAAAATTACGGCCTCTACGAAATATCAGATCAGCCTAATTACAAAACAGGCGACATTTTCAAACATTCAAACGGCTTACCCGATATTGGCTTATGGATCATGCCTGATCACCAAAATGACGGCATGATTGAAAATTTTGTCGAACAAATGATTTCAACCGACGCCGAACAACAATCGCTATTAGCTCACGCTGACCTCTCAATAAATAACTTACCGGCCAAGCTATTTAAAGGCATTCATGAGTCGAAAGCCAGAATCTATACATGGCGAGCTTGGCAAAAAGAGCCCGGCATAAGATTGCCGGATGCGTTGTCCGAAAACCTATTAACTATCGAAGCCGCTGCTAATTTCAGCAATTGGTTAGTCTCGGTTTTTAAATAA
- a CDS encoding NUDIX hydrolase yields MVWKPHVTVAAVIEKDGRFLLVEETTARGLAFNQPAGHLEEGEDLISAVKREVWEETAWEFEPEALIATQLWRRSPDMPSFVRFCFSGKVSNHNPKQPLDDGIIDTHWLSRNEIYEKRQQLRSPLVLKIVDEYLKGHRYPLTLLQSFLDLA; encoded by the coding sequence ATGGTCTGGAAACCCCACGTTACTGTCGCAGCCGTGATCGAAAAAGACGGCCGTTTTCTGCTGGTTGAAGAGACAACGGCACGAGGCCTTGCGTTCAATCAACCTGCCGGTCATTTGGAAGAAGGTGAAGACTTGATCAGCGCCGTCAAACGCGAAGTTTGGGAGGAAACCGCCTGGGAATTCGAGCCAGAGGCTCTAATCGCTACGCAACTATGGCGCAGAAGTCCCGATATGCCCAGCTTTGTCCGCTTCTGTTTTTCCGGCAAGGTCAGCAATCATAACCCCAAACAGCCACTCGACGACGGCATTATCGACACTCACTGGTTGAGCCGCAATGAAATTTACGAAAAACGCCAACAATTGCGCAGCCCTTTGGTTCTAAAAATCGTGGATGAATACCTAAAAGGCCACCGTTATCCGCTTACCTTATTACAGTCCTTTCTGGATTTAGCATGA
- the clpA gene encoding ATP-dependent Clp protease ATP-binding subunit ClpA: MLSKELEVTLNAAFTGAHAKRHEFITVEHLLLALLDNVTTIPILIACGCNVNALRAELTRFIDETISLIPEGIQRETQPTLGFQRVLQRAVFHVQASDKKEVTGANLFVALFSEQDSHAVYLLNKQDITRLDVVNYLAHGVSKIEQFRKEQSEEPESERGSNETLASPLEKYATNLNDEALKGNIDPLIGRELEVERTIQVLCRRRKNNPLLVGEAGVGKTAIAEGLAKRIVEEQVPDILLNSVIYSLDMGALVAGTKYRGDFEKRLKALINQLKKEPDSILFIDEIHTIIGAGSASGGVMDASNLIKPVLASGQLRCIGSTTYQEYRGIFEKDHALARRFQKIDVVEPSIEDTVLILKGLKSRFEEHHGLKYTQEALRLAVELSARYITDRHLPDKAIDVIDEAGARQRLFAGVDRKDLIDTAEIEEIVAKIARVPAQSVSANDIDKLSSLEKNLKMLVFGQDEAISELASAIKLSRAGLRDTTKTIGSFLFAGPTGVGKTEVTRQLAKVLGIELIRFDMSEYMERHTVSRLIGAPPGYVGFDQGGLLTEAVTKHPHAVLLLDELEKAHPDVFNLLLQVMDHGTLTDNNGRKADFRNIILIMTTNAGAEESSRASIGFTQQNHASDSLKVIERGFSPEFRNRLDAIVQFKPLDMAVVGSVVDKFIFELEAVLADKNVTLTLEPAARAWLAEHGCDPKMGARPMARLIQEKVKKPLAEDLLFGRLANGGHVRVHVENDALAFAIESKQLIISELNQVV, from the coding sequence ATGCTAAGTAAAGAACTTGAAGTGACATTGAATGCTGCTTTTACCGGAGCTCATGCCAAAAGACACGAATTCATCACGGTCGAACATTTGCTGCTGGCCTTGTTGGACAACGTCACCACGATACCGATTTTGATTGCCTGCGGTTGCAACGTCAATGCATTGCGGGCGGAGTTGACGAGGTTTATCGACGAAACCATTTCCTTGATTCCGGAAGGCATCCAGCGAGAAACCCAGCCGACCTTGGGGTTTCAGCGGGTATTGCAACGGGCGGTTTTTCATGTCCAGGCTTCGGATAAAAAAGAAGTCACCGGCGCCAATTTGTTTGTGGCCTTGTTCAGCGAGCAGGATTCGCATGCCGTTTATTTGTTGAACAAGCAGGATATTACCAGACTGGATGTGGTGAATTATCTGGCGCATGGGGTTTCCAAGATCGAACAATTCAGAAAAGAGCAGAGCGAAGAACCAGAAAGCGAACGTGGCAGCAATGAAACCTTGGCGAGCCCGTTGGAAAAATACGCCACCAACTTGAACGATGAGGCTCTGAAAGGCAATATCGATCCGCTGATTGGCCGGGAACTGGAAGTAGAAAGAACCATTCAGGTGCTTTGCCGGCGGCGTAAAAATAACCCGCTGCTGGTCGGCGAAGCCGGTGTCGGTAAAACCGCCATCGCGGAAGGCTTGGCGAAAAGAATCGTGGAAGAACAAGTGCCGGATATTTTGCTGAACAGCGTAATATACTCGTTAGATATGGGTGCCTTGGTTGCCGGCACCAAATATCGCGGTGACTTTGAAAAGCGCTTGAAAGCCTTGATTAATCAGCTAAAAAAAGAGCCAGATTCGATTTTATTCATCGACGAAATCCATACCATTATCGGCGCGGGCTCTGCGTCCGGTGGCGTGATGGACGCGTCCAATCTGATCAAGCCGGTATTGGCGTCCGGCCAACTGCGTTGCATCGGTTCGACCACCTATCAAGAATATCGCGGCATTTTCGAAAAAGACCATGCCTTGGCGCGACGCTTCCAGAAAATCGATGTGGTCGAGCCGTCGATCGAAGATACCGTGTTGATATTAAAGGGCCTGAAATCGCGTTTCGAGGAGCATCACGGCCTGAAATACACGCAAGAAGCGTTACGGTTGGCTGTGGAATTGTCGGCGCGCTATATCACCGATAGGCATTTGCCGGACAAAGCCATCGACGTGATCGACGAGGCCGGTGCCCGGCAGCGTCTGTTTGCCGGTGTAGACCGCAAAGATCTGATTGATACCGCCGAGATTGAAGAGATTGTCGCTAAAATCGCCAGAGTACCGGCGCAATCGGTTTCGGCCAACGATATCGACAAGCTGTCCAGCTTGGAAAAAAATCTGAAAATGCTGGTGTTCGGTCAGGACGAAGCGATTTCCGAATTGGCGTCGGCGATCAAATTATCACGGGCCGGTTTGCGCGATACCACTAAAACTATCGGTTCGTTTCTGTTCGCCGGCCCTACCGGTGTCGGTAAAACCGAAGTGACTCGTCAGTTAGCCAAAGTGCTTGGCATAGAATTGATTCGTTTCGATATGTCTGAGTACATGGAGCGTCATACCGTGTCCAGGTTGATCGGTGCGCCTCCGGGTTATGTCGGGTTCGATCAAGGCGGATTGCTGACTGAGGCTGTGACCAAACATCCGCACGCAGTGTTGTTGCTGGACGAGCTGGAAAAAGCCCACCCCGATGTGTTCAATCTGTTATTGCAGGTGATGGATCACGGCACCTTGACCGACAACAACGGCCGTAAAGCCGATTTCAGAAATATCATCTTGATCATGACCACCAATGCCGGCGCGGAGGAAAGCAGTCGGGCATCGATCGGCTTTACCCAGCAAAATCATGCCTCGGATAGCTTGAAAGTGATCGAGCGCGGTTTTTCGCCGGAATTCAGAAATCGTCTGGATGCCATAGTCCAATTCAAACCGCTGGATATGGCAGTGGTCGGTAGCGTAGTCGACAAGTTTATTTTCGAACTGGAAGCAGTGCTGGCGGATAAAAATGTCACGTTGACCTTGGAGCCGGCAGCGCGGGCTTGGCTGGCAGAACACGGCTGCGATCCGAAAATGGGCGCAAGGCCAATGGCGCGTTTGATTCAGGAAAAGGTCAAAAAGCCGCTGGCGGAAGATCTGTTGTTCGGTCGTTTAGCGAATGGCGGTCATGTGCGCGTACATGTCGAGAACGATGCGCTGGCTTTTGCCATCGAGAGCAAACAGCTAATCATTTCGGAATTGAATCAAGTCGTGTAG
- the purB gene encoding adenylosuccinate lyase → MTLTAISPIDGRYASKVDALRPIFSEYGLIRYRVEVEVRWLQALAAEAKIVEVPALSADAIEVLDSIVSNFSKADAQAVKDIEKTTNHDVKAVEYFLKAKIKDNTELHAVNEFIHFACTSEDINNLSYALMLKEGRDLMLAEIDASIDAIKKLALDSAEQPMLSRTHGQSATPTTVGKEFANVVARMQRQRVQLAKIELLGKINGAVGNYNAHSVAYPDVDWAQFAQNFVESLGLTFNPYTIQIEPHDYMAEFFHALSRFNTILLDFDRDVWGYISLGYFKQRTIAGEVGSSTMPHKVNPIDFENSEGNLGLANAIFGFLADKLPVSRWQRDLTDSTVLRNIGVGIAHTSIAIQSTLKGISKLEINPALIDQDLDQNWEVLAEPIQTVMRRYGIEKPYEKLKELTRGQRVTGDGMRAFVEKLEIPAQAKAELLALTPHGYTGYAAALAKKIG, encoded by the coding sequence ATGACACTCACCGCCATCTCCCCCATCGACGGCCGCTATGCCAGCAAAGTCGACGCCTTGCGCCCCATTTTCAGCGAATACGGTTTGATCCGTTACCGGGTTGAAGTGGAAGTGCGCTGGCTGCAAGCTTTGGCCGCCGAAGCCAAGATCGTCGAAGTGCCAGCCTTATCGGCCGATGCCATTGAGGTATTGGACAGCATCGTCAGCAATTTCTCCAAAGCCGACGCCCAAGCCGTCAAAGACATCGAGAAAACCACCAATCACGACGTCAAGGCGGTCGAGTATTTCCTGAAAGCCAAAATCAAGGACAACACCGAGCTACATGCCGTCAACGAGTTCATCCACTTCGCCTGCACCTCGGAAGACATCAACAACTTGTCCTATGCCCTGATGCTGAAGGAAGGCCGCGACCTGATGTTGGCCGAGATCGACGCCAGCATAGACGCTATCAAAAAATTGGCCTTGGATAGCGCCGAGCAACCCATGCTGTCGCGCACCCACGGCCAATCGGCGACGCCGACCACGGTCGGTAAGGAATTCGCTAACGTCGTCGCCCGCATGCAGCGCCAGCGCGTACAATTGGCAAAAATCGAATTGCTGGGCAAAATCAACGGTGCGGTCGGCAATTACAACGCGCACAGCGTCGCCTACCCGGACGTCGATTGGGCGCAGTTCGCGCAAAACTTTGTCGAGTCGCTGGGCCTGACCTTCAACCCCTACACCATCCAGATCGAGCCGCACGATTACATGGCCGAGTTTTTCCACGCCCTGTCGCGCTTCAACACTATCTTGCTGGACTTCGACCGCGACGTCTGGGGCTATATTTCGTTGGGTTATTTCAAACAGAGAACCATCGCCGGCGAAGTCGGCTCCTCGACGATGCCGCACAAGGTCAATCCTATCGACTTCGAAAATTCCGAAGGCAACCTGGGACTTGCCAATGCGATCTTCGGTTTTCTGGCCGACAAATTGCCGGTATCGCGCTGGCAGCGGGATTTGACCGACTCGACAGTGTTGCGCAACATCGGCGTCGGCATCGCTCACACCAGCATCGCCATACAATCGACCTTGAAAGGTATTTCCAAACTGGAAATCAATCCCGCTTTGATCGATCAGGACCTGGACCAGAACTGGGAAGTGTTGGCCGAACCGATTCAGACCGTAATGCGCCGCTACGGCATCGAAAAACCGTATGAAAAACTCAAAGAGCTGACCCGCGGTCAACGCGTCACCGGCGACGGCATGCGCGCCTTCGTCGAAAAGCTGGAGATTCCGGCCCAAGCGAAGGCCGAACTACTGGCGCTAACCCCACACGGCTATACCGGCTATGCGGCAGCTTTAGCCAAGAAAATCGGCTAA
- the mtaB gene encoding tRNA (N(6)-L-threonylcarbamoyladenosine(37)-C(2))-methylthiotransferase MtaB gives MQIHLKTLGCRLNEAELETWAQAFQASGHSITRNINDAQLVVLNSCAVTQDAVKKSKQSIRRIHRDNPQAKLVVSGCYATLNESEAAQLMGVDLIVSNKDKNQLVEKTLAELNMDSMPAMSTEPGEVSLFSRGRQRAFVKVQDGCRYRCTFCIVTVARGEERSRPIQNVLDEINALHSQGINEAIITGVHLGGYGSDIASNLVELITEILDKTRIPRLRLGSLEPWELPDGFFELFKNPRLMPHLHLPLQSGSDSVLKRMARRCKTEEFSQIIKLARTTIPHFNITTDIIVGFPGETEQEWQESIDYIRTIGFSHIHIFSYSPRAGTAAAVFPNPVSQELKKQRSKQLHELAETMKQAFIAENISTQVYVLWEGHTEILSNGNIRYFGYTPNYLRVSCDVTQEIQLENKITLVELIKADGDFIGARLAQ, from the coding sequence ATGCAAATCCATTTAAAGACTCTGGGCTGCCGCCTCAACGAAGCCGAACTGGAAACCTGGGCGCAAGCCTTTCAAGCCTCCGGCCACAGCATTACTCGCAACATTAATGATGCGCAATTGGTGGTACTTAACTCCTGTGCGGTAACCCAGGACGCCGTGAAAAAATCCAAGCAATCTATCCGCCGCATCCATCGAGACAATCCACAGGCCAAGCTGGTGGTCAGTGGTTGCTATGCGACATTGAACGAATCCGAAGCCGCACAATTGATGGGCGTGGATTTGATCGTCAGTAACAAGGATAAAAATCAACTGGTGGAAAAAACTCTGGCCGAATTGAACATGGACAGCATGCCGGCCATGTCGACCGAACCCGGCGAAGTGTCGCTGTTCAGCCGCGGACGGCAGAGGGCCTTCGTCAAGGTACAGGATGGCTGCCGCTACCGCTGCACCTTCTGCATCGTCACCGTCGCCCGCGGCGAAGAGCGCAGCCGCCCCATTCAGAACGTCCTCGATGAAATCAACGCGCTGCACAGCCAAGGCATTAACGAGGCCATCATTACCGGCGTACATCTGGGCGGCTACGGCAGCGACATCGCCAGCAATTTGGTGGAATTGATTACCGAAATACTCGATAAAACCCGGATTCCGCGCCTGCGCCTCGGCTCACTGGAACCCTGGGAATTACCGGACGGTTTTTTCGAATTGTTCAAAAATCCCAGACTGATGCCGCATCTGCATCTGCCCTTGCAAAGCGGTAGCGACAGCGTGTTAAAACGCATGGCCAGACGCTGCAAGACCGAGGAATTCAGCCAGATCATCAAACTGGCCAGAACCACGATTCCACATTTCAACATCACCACCGACATCATCGTTGGCTTTCCCGGCGAAACCGAACAGGAATGGCAGGAAAGCATTGATTACATTAGAACCATCGGCTTCAGCCACATTCATATTTTCAGCTATTCGCCGCGTGCCGGCACCGCTGCCGCTGTGTTCCCCAATCCGGTCAGCCAAGAACTCAAGAAACAGCGCAGCAAGCAATTGCATGAATTGGCGGAAACTATGAAACAGGCATTTATCGCAGAAAACATTAGTACTCAAGTCTATGTGCTATGGGAAGGACATACAGAAATACTCAGCAACGGCAATATTCGCTATTTCGGCTATACGCCGAATTATTTACGGGTTAGCTGCGATGTAACGCAGGAGATACAGCTAGAAAACAAAATTACCCTAGTTGAACTAATTAAAGCGGATGGGGATTTTATCGGCGCGCGGTTAGCCCAATAA
- the mnmA gene encoding tRNA 2-thiouridine(34) synthase MnmA encodes MSKHIIVGMSGGVDSSVTALTLQEQGHKVSGLFMKNWEEDDGTEYCTAMQDLADAQQVCDTLGIELKTVNFAAEYWDEVFEVFLSEFKAGRTPNPDILCNKHVKFKAFLNYAIEDLGAEYIATGHYARVREHDGEFQLLKGLDPNKEQSYFLYAMGQKALSKTLFPIGHLHKPEIRAMADKAGFANSSKKDSTGICFIGERKFKEFLQRYLPHQPGEMRTPEGQYIGKHHGLMYYTLGQRQGLGIGGVKDAPDEPWFVLEKDLVNNVLIVGQGHDHPLMLHNTLEAGQLDWCGSQPLTETIRCAAKTRYRQADQDCVVETIDDGTRVKVRFDQPQRAITPGQSVVFYQGDVCLGGGIIESKYNET; translated from the coding sequence ATGAGCAAACATATCATCGTCGGCATGTCCGGCGGCGTCGATTCTTCCGTTACTGCATTGACCCTGCAAGAACAAGGCCACAAGGTCTCCGGCTTGTTCATGAAAAACTGGGAAGAAGACGACGGCACCGAATACTGCACAGCGATGCAGGATTTGGCCGATGCACAACAGGTTTGCGATACGCTGGGCATCGAATTAAAGACAGTCAACTTCGCCGCCGAATACTGGGACGAAGTCTTCGAAGTGTTTTTGTCGGAATTCAAGGCCGGCCGTACTCCCAATCCCGACATTCTTTGTAACAAACACGTCAAGTTCAAGGCGTTTTTGAATTATGCCATCGAAGACCTGGGCGCTGAATACATCGCCACCGGCCATTATGCCCGCGTCCGAGAACATGACGGCGAATTTCAGTTATTGAAAGGCCTGGACCCGAACAAGGAACAAAGCTACTTTTTATATGCAATGGGCCAGAAAGCCCTGTCTAAAACCCTATTCCCGATCGGCCATCTACATAAACCGGAAATCCGGGCGATGGCCGATAAAGCCGGTTTCGCCAACAGCAGCAAGAAAGACAGTACCGGCATCTGTTTCATCGGCGAACGCAAGTTCAAGGAATTTTTGCAACGCTACCTGCCGCACCAACCCGGCGAAATGCGCACCCCGGAAGGCCAATACATCGGCAAGCATCACGGCTTGATGTACTACACGCTGGGCCAACGCCAGGGCTTAGGCATAGGCGGCGTCAAGGACGCACCGGACGAACCGTGGTTTGTGTTGGAAAAAGACCTGGTCAACAATGTGCTGATCGTCGGCCAAGGCCACGACCATCCGTTGATGCTGCACAACACCTTGGAAGCAGGCCAACTGGACTGGTGCGGCAGCCAGCCGTTGACCGAAACCATCCGCTGCGCCGCCAAGACCCGTTATCGCCAAGCCGATCAGGATTGTGTCGTCGAAACAATTGATGATGGCACCCGCGTCAAAGTCCGCTTCGACCAACCGCAACGCGCCATCACCCCCGGTCAATCGGTGGTGTTTTATCAGGGTGATGTTTGTTTGGGTGGCGGGATAATTGAGTCGAAGTACAATGAAACATAA